CAATTATTTGAACCAGATGCTAAACTAACAAAACCATTATTTGGTTTAATAGATGGAGTAACTGTAATTAATTTATCTGGATATGATGAAAGTATTCAAAATCTAGTAGTAGCCATAACTTTAGATTTATTCTACACTCAAATGTTAGTTAAAGGTGAAAGTAAGATGGAGAATCAATGTAGAGAACTTACTAATCTCATATTAGTAGATGAAGCAGATAACTTCTTAAGTAAAAACTTTAATAGTATAAAGAAGATTTTAAAGGAAGGTAGAATGTTTGGTGTAGGAACTATCTTATCTACTCAGTTACTTAGCCATTTTTCTACTGGAGATAATGAATATGCTAATTATATATTAACTTGGATAGTACACAATGTGTCAGATCTAAGTAACAAGGATGTTAAGTTTATATTCAATACAAAGGCAAAGCAGGAAGAAGAAACAATTTACAATAGAATAAAGTCTCTTGAAAAGCATCATAGTTTAGTTAAGTTTGGACATGAGAATAGACCAATAGGTATTAAGGATAGAGCTTATTGGGAAATAAGAAGAGATGAAAAATAGGAAATGATAAAAGTGATTAGTAGATATATACTGCTAATCACTTTTCCATAAGTGAATAAAGTGTTTATTGAATTGTATATAAGCGTATAAACATGAAAGAGTCATTAGATAGACTATTTATTTTAAAATTAATATAGAGGGGGAAGGGAATGAGTAATAAAATTAAATTTCTAGAATTTTTAGATGGATATGAAGAAATTGATGTATTTGAAGATAATGATGAGATAAGAGTGGAATTCTATGAAATTTCATTGATAATAAGATATGACATAAAAAAAGATACTTTGGATATATTCTCAAGTTTTGTATATGACCATGACGAAGAACTTGAAACACTAAAATTACATTTGGATGCTCAATACAGAACTATTATAATATCTCAATTATTTTTCGGATTTTTCAACAAAAAACCAGAGGAACTTTCTACTTTTTCATTAGGTTGCCCTTTTGATGAGAATGAAATAGGCTATACTAATGTAGATTTCAATATTGATTTACTAGATAAGTTAGTCAATCATTTGAAAAATAATGTTTATAAACCAGAGATATTTAATATAGGTAAGTTAAATTTTCCAGTAGAATATCAATTGTATTTAGAAATAAAAGAGAATATTTCTAGAATGAAAAATGATTTATTTCTACAATTTGCTAAAAATAACAATTTCAAATCTGTAATGTCAATGAAAAATGCATTTTCATTTTTACAAAATATTTCTGATGTAGACGAAGATTTTATACAAATTAATGATAACAAGACTATTTTACTAGGCCCTACCACGGTAGATCCATTTATCATTTTTAATAAAGAAAAATACTGTGAAATTGAAAAAATATATGATGGTATTAATTATTTTATATCAAGTGTAGCTGAAAGCCATATAGCTGTGAATAAAAAATTAGTGTCAATTTGTAAAAACTTATTTTTTGATTTAGGGGAAGATATAAATTATTATACTGATTCTAATACTATGTTATGCATGAAAGGCGATAGTTTTTGGACAATTATTATGTTAATCAAGAATCCAAAAGAATGCATCATAAATGAACATACATTGATTAAGAAAATGCACAAAAACTTTAATCTTTGTTTTACGAATTTTAAATTTTACAAGAATAACATTGATTTATATAAGTTAACAGCAGAAGAATTTGAACATTTATGTAAAAAGTTTTTAGACTTAAAAGGTTTTAAAGATGTAAGGTTGATAGGAAAAACAACAGCTGCTGATGGAGGAAGAGATATTGAGGCCTTTGAAGAGTATAATACTTTGTTCGGTGTGGAAAAGCGAAAATGGATTTTTCAGTGTAAAAGAACAGATAAAAGTATTTCTAAGAAAGAATTATCTGATATACACATGTTATTAGATGAATATAATGCTGATTGTTATGGTTTATTGTCAACGTCATCTCTTTCACCTAGTGCAATAGACCGTATTAATACTATTCGTAAAAAGTATAACAAACTCATACAATATTATGATGGTAAAAATTTAGAAATTGAATTAGAAAAATATCCTCAATTAATGGAAATATATAATTTAAAGGAGATAATATAACTTTATCCTATATGTTGATAGTGTGGTCAGGACAAATTGATAAATACATAGTTTAGATAAAGATACATTCTTGGTAGAGGGAGAGAAATCAGGTAACTAAGTTTTTTATAGGATATGATATTAGAAATTTTAAGAGCAACTAGGTAATGATAATAAAGCATTATTTGATAAAAATTCTATTTTAAGTTTAGACACGAGAATAGGTTGGTAAGTATGCGATTTATTACAAATGCATATGAGAAATAAATAAAAAATAATTAGTAATATGTTAACATTACTAGTTATTTTAGATAATTGAACAATAATTGTAGAAAAAAATCAGAAAATAACAAAAAACATATTTACAATATAAGGGATTGATGGTAATATATAACCATAAAGTCTGAAGGGTCTCATGGCAAAGCCTGTGGGAACAGAATATTCAGAAGAGAGCTAATACTATATATAATATTGTAAATAATATAACTAATGGTTATTTATATCTAGGTTGTATATTTAGGTTTTCTGAAATTCTGTTAACATATATGTCTATAGAGGTCTACTTTGGTAGATCTTTTTTTAGTTATGTTAATAGAGAAAACTAAATGTATAATGCAGAGATATTAAATCTATGTGATATTGTTATATTTGTAATATAAATTAAAGCTCTTTGGATTTCTGTTAACATAAATGCTTGAAAGATCTGTAGACTACAGATCTTTTTTTTTGGAGCTATATGTTAGAGGCAATAGACAATAATCTAAGGAGGCAAAATTTTATGAAAAAAGAAATCGTTAATGAAAATTTAAAAGTGGAAACAAGTAATAGTAAAGAAGTAGAGGAAAAGGCTTTAATAAAGCCACAAAGATTGTACGAATCTTTAAGACACGCAGAATATAGTTTCGAGAGTGGAATAGGGGAAATTACAGATAATTCTATTGAATCTGGAGCTAATAAAATATGGATTAATATAGAGGTAGAAAATCATAAATTTGAAAAAAAAGGTAGAAGTAGAAAAACCGATATAGTTAAAGAAGTTGCAATTATTGATAATGGACAAGGTATGACAGAAGAGGTACATCATAAATGTTTAGTATTAGGAGAAACATGTCGTGAGTTACCTAGAAGTGGAGGTAAATTAGGGATTGGCAAGTTTGGCGTGGGATTGACTTTAGGTGGAATATCACTTGCAAGACGTATAGAAGTTTATACAAGGAATAGCAGGAATGAAGATTTCAAATATACGTATATAGATTTAGATGATATAAGACAGGATAAATTACATGGAATACCTAAGCCTGTATTAAGAGAGCCATCTGAAAAATATAAAGAATATTTAAAAAATTCCACAGGAACAATAATAATTTTGAAAAAATGTGACCGTTTACAATATGACATGGTAAAAAGTGAGCCAATAAATGCATCGGAGCATATTAGTGGATTATCTAATTTTATAGGAAGAACATATAGGAAATTTATTTATAGTGGAATTGAAATAATGTTAAATGAAGAAAAGGTATATTTACATGATCCATTATATCTTATAGGTCCAACTAAATTTGACTCTAAAGATGGAATGGATCTAAAAGCAGAAGAAAAAGGTGAAACTACTCTAAATTTAGAAATTCCTAATTCTAATGGAGAATTTGCAGAAGTTAAAATAAAAATGTCGTTATTACCTGAACAATGGCGTTTGGTAAGAGGTGATGGTGGTAATGATTTTGCTAAAAAAAGGAAAATAGACAAAAATGAAGGTATATCAATATTAAGAGCAGGTAGAGAAGTACTCTATGGAAAAGTACCTTATATTATAGGAATGAAAGGTACGGCTAAATATGAAAAAATAGATCGTTTTTGGGGATGTGAAATTTCTTTTCCGGCTGAACTAGATGAATATTTTACAGTGCGTTATATAAAGCGTGGAGCAGAACCTATTCCTTCGTTAAGAGATAAAATTAGACAAGTTATAGCCCCTGTAGTAGAGAGTTTAAGAAAAGAAATTCAAGCTAAAATGAAAAAAACAAAAGCTGAAAATGGAAGTAAAGCAGGCATATTTGATTCTTCTGAAGAAATCATGAAAAATGCATCTTCAGTTTTAGCAAAAGGAAGAAAAGGGACTGATTTGAGTGAACAAGAAGCAGATAAAAGAATAAATAGAATAATAAATGAAGTAATTACTAAAGGTGAAAATGAGGAAGAAGTTAATAAAAAACGATTAATAAAAAAACAAGAAATCGAGAATAAACCATACAAAATAGAGCCAGTAAGTTATCCTCAAAATATATTTTTTGAAACTGAACATATTTTAGGAAAGTTAATTATCAAATTAAATATAAACCATCCATTTTATCAAAAGGTTTTTGTACCGATATGTGGAGACATAGAGAATGACACGGAATCAGAAAGTGAAGAACTTGATAATATCATACAAAAACAAAAAATTAGAGATGCTATTATGTTATTAATACTAAGCTATGGAAAATCTGAATCAATATTTGATAATAATGATGATTTTCTTAGGAATTTAAGATTTCAATGGGGGACAGCTTTAGCAACTGCAATAAATCAAATGGAAGGATAATTAGAGCTAAAATAGTATTTTGACTTGATAACATAGTGAAATCTAAGCATAAATACAGGAGGATGATATATGAAAAACATTGACATAAAAATATCATGGGGATTCATAATATATATTGGGCTAATGCTTTTTATTATGTTTATTGTAATTACTCAAGTTCCAGTTGTAGAAGGTAAATATTTCAAAAACTTTGTACAAAGAATAATATTTTTGAGTGCCTTAGTGACTGTTGTTACAGCTGTTTTTTATAAAGATTCAGATAAAAGTAAGATTAGCTGTGTCGTTATTCTCTGTATAGCTATGACAGGTATTATAGGTATATATGAATGTAATGCACAAAAAGATAGTAATATAGAAGAAAATATTATGAACATAGAGCCACAAAATCAAGAGGTAATACAGAAGGATAAAATAATACCTATCGAAAAAAATAAAATAATTATATCTGCAAGACCTGATGTTAATATTAATAAATCTGAGTATAAATTTCAACAAGAATTACAGGTTAAAATTATAGAAAATATAAATAAGGAAATGAATACTAATAATTTGAGTGACAATGAAGAATTAAATAGCAATAAAGAGTATACAGATTTAATTGAAAAAGCAAAGGATGTTAATGACTCAGATTTACTTGAAATAAACAAGTTAGATAAAATGCTTAAATTGTGGATAAAGGCTAGGAAAATAGGAGAAAATAGGGCATTAAATATACTTATAGCAAGAGATTACTTTAATTTAGCAAATGCTTATGCTGAAAAAAATTGCACACAAGAAGCATTTACTAATTACGAATCATCAATAGAAGAATATATGAGAGTTATTAGATGTACATTATCTAATGAAAAATATATGTGTGATGAAAAAGATATTGCTTACATTATAGGTAATATATATCACTCCAAAGGAAATTTGGATTTATCTAAAGATGTAAAATTGGAATCATATCAAAACGCCTTGGCATATTTAAACATAGGTGGAGATAATATAGATATAGTAGAGAAGGAAAATCTATATAAAAATTATTTCCTTTATAGAGGGACATTAAATCAAAAAATAGCGATATTAGCAAAGAAAGATAAAGTGAAATTTTTACAGGATGCAGAAGGTGATTACATTAAATTCCTGAAATTTTCCAACAGAAAAACAGATAGGAGTAAGGTATATAAAAGTCTAGCTGATGTATACTATTTGTTGATTGAAGAATACATTAAAAATGGAAATAAAGAAAAAGAACTATTATATCGAGAGAAGAAAGATAGTGTTAAGCAATCTCGTGAATGTTTACTGAGTAATCTATGACAAAAAATTAAAACACAGGACTTGATTTTCAAAAACATAGGGTATCATAAAAATATATGATACCCTATTGAACAGTGTATGTTAAATAGAATTAAGTTTATTGTGTATAGTTTTCTCAAATTTACCAATACTCATTCTAAAAAAATGAGTATTATCATTTTTTCTACCTATAGCATCTAAAACATAAGAAGGCTCATTAATACTACAAGCAGAACCACTAGAAATAGCAATTCTATCAGAAATTTGCTTAATATATAACTCATTATGCTTATCTGGTAATATGAAACTAATAGTACCAGGAATATGATTATTAGGGTCACCTAAGAACACTATATTATTAAATTTTTCCTTTAAAGCATTTCTAACTTCAATCTCTGATTTCTTTATCTTTTCAATATAATCATTCATGTCTCTTTTAGCTATTTCACAAGCTTTTCCAAATCCAACTATATTATGTACTGCATGTGTGCCAGCTCTATAGCCGTATTCTTGAGATCCCCCATGAATAAGGGCTGTTAT
This is a stretch of genomic DNA from Anaeromicrobium sediminis. It encodes these proteins:
- a CDS encoding restriction endonuclease, whose amino-acid sequence is MSNKIKFLEFLDGYEEIDVFEDNDEIRVEFYEISLIIRYDIKKDTLDIFSSFVYDHDEELETLKLHLDAQYRTIIISQLFFGFFNKKPEELSTFSLGCPFDENEIGYTNVDFNIDLLDKLVNHLKNNVYKPEIFNIGKLNFPVEYQLYLEIKENISRMKNDLFLQFAKNNNFKSVMSMKNAFSFLQNISDVDEDFIQINDNKTILLGPTTVDPFIIFNKEKYCEIEKIYDGINYFISSVAESHIAVNKKLVSICKNLFFDLGEDINYYTDSNTMLCMKGDSFWTIIMLIKNPKECIINEHTLIKKMHKNFNLCFTNFKFYKNNIDLYKLTAEEFEHLCKKFLDLKGFKDVRLIGKTTAADGGRDIEAFEEYNTLFGVEKRKWIFQCKRTDKSISKKELSDIHMLLDEYNADCYGLLSTSSLSPSAIDRINTIRKKYNKLIQYYDGKNLEIELEKYPQLMEIYNLKEII
- a CDS encoding ATP-binding protein produces the protein MKKEIVNENLKVETSNSKEVEEKALIKPQRLYESLRHAEYSFESGIGEITDNSIESGANKIWINIEVENHKFEKKGRSRKTDIVKEVAIIDNGQGMTEEVHHKCLVLGETCRELPRSGGKLGIGKFGVGLTLGGISLARRIEVYTRNSRNEDFKYTYIDLDDIRQDKLHGIPKPVLREPSEKYKEYLKNSTGTIIILKKCDRLQYDMVKSEPINASEHISGLSNFIGRTYRKFIYSGIEIMLNEEKVYLHDPLYLIGPTKFDSKDGMDLKAEEKGETTLNLEIPNSNGEFAEVKIKMSLLPEQWRLVRGDGGNDFAKKRKIDKNEGISILRAGREVLYGKVPYIIGMKGTAKYEKIDRFWGCEISFPAELDEYFTVRYIKRGAEPIPSLRDKIRQVIAPVVESLRKEIQAKMKKTKAENGSKAGIFDSSEEIMKNASSVLAKGRKGTDLSEQEADKRINRIINEVITKGENEEEVNKKRLIKKQEIENKPYKIEPVSYPQNIFFETEHILGKLIIKLNINHPFYQKVFVPICGDIENDTESESEELDNIIQKQKIRDAIMLLILSYGKSESIFDNNDDFLRNLRFQWGTALATAINQMEG